The Sesamum indicum cultivar Zhongzhi No. 13 linkage group LG1, S_indicum_v1.0, whole genome shotgun sequence genome includes a window with the following:
- the LOC105157073 gene encoding uncharacterized protein LOC105157073, producing MLHINQVYVVWHIRYVVTKAFFGAKTIERFSIQEHGVKMLSLMEKLKGLKTHLEKETYIDVILQYLPHSFDLFIVNCNMNRLDKGLHELINILVQYEAMIEKSAPLLLVREASTSEAKGKRLDAGGGRRVRQNQLLQALRALLFLS from the coding sequence ATGCTCCACATCAACCAAGTTTATGTGGTttggcatattagatatgttgtgacaaaagcattttttggTGCCAAGACGATTGAAAGGTTTTCTATACAGGAGcatggggttaagatgctatcccttaTGGAGAAGCTCAAGGGCCTCAAGACTCATCTTGAGAAAGAGACATACATTGATGTGATCCTTCAGTATCTTCCTCACTCCTTTGACCTTTTTATCGTGAACTGTAACATGAATAGGCTTGACAAAGgccttcatgagttgataaatatattggtCCAGTACGAGGCAATGATTGAAAAGTCTGCACCGTTGTTATTGGTACgggaggcttcaacctcagAAGCGAAAGGCAAAAGGCTGGACgctggaggaggaagaagggttAGACAGAATCAGCTACTGCAAGCGCTCAGAGCACTCCTGTTTCTTAGCTGA